The genomic DNA GCTGTCAATTGCTGCCTGGCAATAAAGCAGTTTACGATCATGGCAGGCGCCAGTGCGGGTTGTAGTTGCCATCTTTGACCAGAACTCCCCAGCTAACCAATGACTGCCAAAGCAAGCAGCTTGCGTGATGTGTGCGAGTGTAGGGAAGGGGCAAAGCGAGCCGAGGGCACCTCAACTCTCCTGTGGTCAATGAGATCAGATTGAAGGTTGGCTGTTTCACATCTTGGGGCCAAAGCATCGCAACTCAGGCAAAAGACAGGAAAGAAGAATATCATCGACCACCAATCATCAAGATGTCCAAGCGCACAAAGAGTACGTATCACCCATCTTCCACCCGATAGGCCTAGCCAACACTTCACAGAAGTCGGGATTGCCGGCAAGTACGGTGTCCGATACGGCGCCTCACTCCGAAAGCAGCTCAAGCGCATTGAAACTACTCAACATGCCCGCTACCTCTGGTAACTCCTCCTTTGCTGCCTCTGTCTTCAGACATTTCTTCCTGACCATGTTGAAGCCCCTCCTGCGGCAAAAACACAATCAAGCGGGTTTCCACCGGTATCTGGAAATGCAATGGGTGCAATAAGACTGTGACTGGAGGCGCCTACCTTCTCTCGTAAGTTGAGCTCTCACTTGGGCATGGAGAAATGGGCAGCCAGGACTTTGCTGATGAATCTGCTCAAAGGACACCTGCTGCAACAACGACTCGTTCAACGCTTCGTCGGCTCCGCGACCTCAAGGAAGGAAAGGTTTGATATGTCTCAACCCCCATGATGGAAAGAACATGTGGTCGGACGCTTGATCATGGCCGTCTTGGGGATGATTTTATATTGGCCCTCGGCACCGGGTTCCATGTCAGGTAGTGCACTGACTTCAAATGAATGGAAGAATATTGCGAGAACTGTGCCAGCCGGAGCCAATCGATGTATGGTTCATGGTCAAGACATAACTGCAATGTCCTTGATCATCGAGCTATCCTCGGTTTGGCATGCGTGTGAAAAGGAACTTTGGTGTAACCTCTTGAACGTGCATACAGCTGCAGGTATTTTGCTCAGCCTGATTCTGCGTGCCAACCGCTAATGCATGGCCTTATACGAGCCATTTGAATTGGTTTGTTTGCTCTGATATCCGAAATCTTGCATGAATCACAGCACAATCGGGATGGCGATGGTTGAGTCCCGCCAAGCGCCCATTGACACACAAGAAAGCCCGTTGGCTTCCCTTGGGGCTGGGGATAACAACGTTTTCACAAGATCCCGCCTGATGTTGGATATGATCTGAGTCACGGTGGAGTTTTCGTCAGATCGCAGCTTTCAAGCCTGTGCCAAGTTGCAAGAACGGGAGCTGCCGATGCAGGAGATCTGTAACTATTCTGAGCAAGAATAAACCGCCGATCGGAACTGTCAAACAAAGGTACCGGCAGCTTGGTCAGGTGCGGCTCCGATCCGAACCCCAC from Podospora pseudoanserina strain CBS 124.78 chromosome 2, whole genome shotgun sequence includes the following:
- the RPL43_1 gene encoding 60S ribosomal protein L43 (EggNog:ENOG503P404; COG:J); this encodes MSKRTKKVGIAGKYGVRYGASLRKQLKRIETTQHARYLCPSCGKNTIKRVSTGIWKCNGCNKTVTGGAYLLSTPAATTTRSTLRRLRDLKEGKV